Part of the Streptomyces sp. RFCAC02 genome is shown below.
GTCGTCGACGCGGCGGACGGCCTGGACGTCCCGGGTGGTGGAGGTGAGGAACACCTCGTCGGCCCGGCGCAGCACGTCCATCGGCAGGTCGGTCTCGCGGGCGCCCGTCCACTCGATGGTCAGGGCGCGTGTGACGCCCGCGAGGCAGCCGGAGGCGAGCGGCGGGGTGTGGATCTCGCCGTCGACGACGACGAAGACGTTGCTGCCGGTGCCCTCGCACAGCCGGCCGGCCGTGTTCGGGAACAGGGCCTCGCTCGCGGCCTCCGCGCGGGCGCGCGCGAGGGCGACGACGTTCTCGGCGTAGGAGGTGGTCTTGAGTCCGGTGAGGGCTCCGCGCTCGTTGCGCGTCCAGGGGACGGTGATGACGGCGGTCGCGTCCGGGCGGCGCGTGGTCGGCACGTGGGCCACGACCAGGGTCGGGGTGCCGTCGCCGCGGTCGGAGCCGAACGGGGAGGGTCCCGCGGTGTAGGTGACGCGCAGGCGGCCGAGCGGCAGCGGGACGGCGTCGAGCACCGCGGCGCAGGCGCGGCGCACCTCGTCGGTGTCGGGCGCGGGCAGGCCGAGGCCGGCGGCGGAGACGGCGAGCCGGTCGAGGTGGCGGGTCAGGGCGAACGGGCGCCCGTCCACGGTCTTCAGGGTCTCGAACACGCCGTCGCCGACGGTCAGTCCGTGGTCGTGGACGGGGACGCGCGCGCTGTCGGCGTCGCGCAGCCCGCCGTTCAGCCAGATCAGCGCCATGAGGGTGCCCTCCGGAGGTCGTGGACGTGCTCGTGATCGTTCGGGTCCGACGCTACCGCGAGGAGGCGGGCGGCCTTCAGTTCG
Proteins encoded:
- a CDS encoding aminodeoxychorismate lyase; this encodes MALIWLNGGLRDADSARVPVHDHGLTVGDGVFETLKTVDGRPFALTRHLDRLAVSAAGLGLPAPDTDEVRRACAAVLDAVPLPLGRLRVTYTAGPSPFGSDRGDGTPTLVVAHVPTTRRPDATAVITVPWTRNERGALTGLKTTSYAENVVALARARAEAASEALFPNTAGRLCEGTGSNVFVVVDGEIHTPPLASGCLAGVTRALTIEWTGARETDLPMDVLRRADEVFLTSTTRDVQAVRRVDDHELPGAPGPVTAAAMRVFAERSAADIDP